A single genomic interval of Salmo trutta chromosome 13, fSalTru1.1, whole genome shotgun sequence harbors:
- the LOC115206121 gene encoding serine/arginine-rich splicing factor 7 isoform X1: protein MSYHSSSHSSSPNTNCKVYVGDLVNGATKCELERAFSYYGPLRSVWVARPPVFGFVEYEDARDAEDAVKGMDGKVLCGSRIHVELSRKTKHDHPSHHHIDPQGRCYLCGARGHYAYNCDRFSKRDGGRRSRSRSRSGSRSRGSRYRSRSRSNDHSRHRSPSYRRQRKRSGSPVWSKSSTSVRRSRSPSHKRNIRSRSPSQKKRPTPGED from the exons ATGTCATATCACTCGTCTTCTCACAGCTCTTCACCTAACACCAATTGCAAGGTCTATGTTGGGGACCTCGTCAACGGCGCTACTAAGTGTGAGCTAGAGCGGGCGTTCAGTTACTATGGCCCTTTACGCAGCGTTTGGGTGGCCAGGCCCCCAGTTTTCGGCTTTGTGGAGTATGAGGATGCCCGTGACGCAGAGGACGCCGTTAAAGGCATGGATGGAAA gGTGCTGTGCGGCTCTCGGATCCATGTGGAGCTGTCACGGAAGACCAAACATGACCACCCCAGCCATCACCACATTGACCCTCAAGGCCGCTGCTACCTGTGTGGGGCCAGGGGCCACTATGCCTACAACTGCGACCGGTTCAGCAAGAGGGATGGAGGTCGTCGGAGCAG ATCACGGTCTCGTTCCGGCTCCAGGTCACGTGGCAGCCGTTATCGATCCCGTTCCCGCAGCAATGACCA CAGCAGGCACCGCTCCCCATCTTATCGCAGACAGAGGAAAAG GTCCGGCTCCCCTGTGTGGTCCAAGTCCAGTACATCTGTTAGGAG ATCCCGCTCTCCCAGCCATAAGAGGAATAT
- the LOC115206121 gene encoding serine/arginine-rich splicing factor 7 isoform X3, producing MSYHSSSHSSSPNTNCKVYVGDLVNGATKCELERAFSYYGPLRSVWVARPPVFGFVEYEDARDAEDAVKGMDGKVLCGSRIHVELSRKTKHDHPSHHHIDPQGRCYLCGARGHYAYNCDRFSKRDGGRRSRSRSRSGSRSRGSRYRSRSRSNDHRHRSPSYRRQRKRSGSPVWSKSSTSVRSRSRSPSQKKRPTPGED from the exons ATGTCATATCACTCGTCTTCTCACAGCTCTTCACCTAACACCAATTGCAAGGTCTATGTTGGGGACCTCGTCAACGGCGCTACTAAGTGTGAGCTAGAGCGGGCGTTCAGTTACTATGGCCCTTTACGCAGCGTTTGGGTGGCCAGGCCCCCAGTTTTCGGCTTTGTGGAGTATGAGGATGCCCGTGACGCAGAGGACGCCGTTAAAGGCATGGATGGAAA gGTGCTGTGCGGCTCTCGGATCCATGTGGAGCTGTCACGGAAGACCAAACATGACCACCCCAGCCATCACCACATTGACCCTCAAGGCCGCTGCTACCTGTGTGGGGCCAGGGGCCACTATGCCTACAACTGCGACCGGTTCAGCAAGAGGGATGGAGGTCGTCGGAGCAG ATCACGGTCTCGTTCCGGCTCCAGGTCACGTGGCAGCCGTTATCGATCCCGTTCCCGCAGCAATGACCA CAGGCACCGCTCCCCATCTTATCGCAGACAGAGGAAAAG GTCCGGCTCCCCTGTGTGGTCCAAGTCCAGTACATCTGTTAGGAG
- the LOC115206121 gene encoding serine/arginine-rich splicing factor 7 isoform X2 — MSYHSSSHSSSPNTNCKVYVGDLVNGATKCELERAFSYYGPLRSVWVARPPVFGFVEYEDARDAEDAVKGMDGKVLCGSRIHVELSRKTKHDHPSHHHIDPQGRCYLCGARGHYAYNCDRFSKRDGGRRSRSRSRSGSRSRGSRYRSRSRSNDHSRHRSPSYRRQRKRSGSPVWSKSSTSVRSRSRSPSQKKRPTPGED; from the exons ATGTCATATCACTCGTCTTCTCACAGCTCTTCACCTAACACCAATTGCAAGGTCTATGTTGGGGACCTCGTCAACGGCGCTACTAAGTGTGAGCTAGAGCGGGCGTTCAGTTACTATGGCCCTTTACGCAGCGTTTGGGTGGCCAGGCCCCCAGTTTTCGGCTTTGTGGAGTATGAGGATGCCCGTGACGCAGAGGACGCCGTTAAAGGCATGGATGGAAA gGTGCTGTGCGGCTCTCGGATCCATGTGGAGCTGTCACGGAAGACCAAACATGACCACCCCAGCCATCACCACATTGACCCTCAAGGCCGCTGCTACCTGTGTGGGGCCAGGGGCCACTATGCCTACAACTGCGACCGGTTCAGCAAGAGGGATGGAGGTCGTCGGAGCAG ATCACGGTCTCGTTCCGGCTCCAGGTCACGTGGCAGCCGTTATCGATCCCGTTCCCGCAGCAATGACCA CAGCAGGCACCGCTCCCCATCTTATCGCAGACAGAGGAAAAG GTCCGGCTCCCCTGTGTGGTCCAAGTCCAGTACATCTGTTAGGAG
- the LOC115206121 gene encoding serine/arginine-rich splicing factor 7 isoform X4, producing MSYHSSSHSSSPNTNCKVYVGDLVNGATKCELERAFSYYGPLRSVWVARPPVFGFVEYEDARDAEDAVKGMDGKVLCGSRIHVELSRKTKHDHPSHHHIDPQGRCYLCGARGHYAYNCDRFSKRDGGRRSRSRSRSGSRSRGSRYRSRSRSNDHRHRSPSYRRQRKRSGSPVWSKSSTSVRR from the exons ATGTCATATCACTCGTCTTCTCACAGCTCTTCACCTAACACCAATTGCAAGGTCTATGTTGGGGACCTCGTCAACGGCGCTACTAAGTGTGAGCTAGAGCGGGCGTTCAGTTACTATGGCCCTTTACGCAGCGTTTGGGTGGCCAGGCCCCCAGTTTTCGGCTTTGTGGAGTATGAGGATGCCCGTGACGCAGAGGACGCCGTTAAAGGCATGGATGGAAA gGTGCTGTGCGGCTCTCGGATCCATGTGGAGCTGTCACGGAAGACCAAACATGACCACCCCAGCCATCACCACATTGACCCTCAAGGCCGCTGCTACCTGTGTGGGGCCAGGGGCCACTATGCCTACAACTGCGACCGGTTCAGCAAGAGGGATGGAGGTCGTCGGAGCAG ATCACGGTCTCGTTCCGGCTCCAGGTCACGTGGCAGCCGTTATCGATCCCGTTCCCGCAGCAATGACCA CAGGCACCGCTCCCCATCTTATCGCAGACAGAGGAAAAG GTCCGGCTCCCCTGTGTGGTCCAAGTCCAGTACATCTGTTAGGAGGTAA